The DNA region aggagatgaggaggaattccttttgtcagagggtggtgaatctgtggaatccattgccacaagacggctgtggaggccaagtcaatagatggtTTTaagggcggagattgacaggttcttgattagtaagggtgtcaggggttatggggaaaaggcaggagaatggggttgagagggaaagacagatcagctataattgaatggtggagtaagcttgatgggccaaatggcctaattctgctcctataacttataaacCTATGAACTTATAACAGGTGAATGTTGCACCCTTTTGAATTTAAAAATGGACTGAAGGTCCTTGAGTTTACAATGGTCTGCTGTGTGCTCTTCATATTATCCACAAACCTGCATCCAGCAGTTGTCCAGTGACTCTCTTACAGTgagctatgattttttttttgatgtAACACTCTGGTCAGCCTATTGATAACGTCTTATAAATTTTCCATTCTGATTTTTCTTTTATCTTGTGTAGGGAGGGCTCACCTCCGAGAATGAAAATGGGGAGTGCGTTTCAGAAGGTTGCTTCTGCCTTTTCTTGCAGCTTGGAGGATGAACTGAGCTGTGTTTCGGCCGACATGAGTGAAATAATGGCGGACAGGATGCTGGACGCCTGCAACAAGAAAATTAAAAGACTCCCGGTCCCGATATGCTCCTTTACCTACGTTGAGAAACTGTACATCAGCAACAACAGGCTGAGGGAACTTCCCGATGAGTTTGAACAGCTGGTCAACTTAAAGATCTTAGCACTGGATTATAACAAATTTGAAGAAGTGCCTAAAGTAGTTTGCAATATGCAGAACCTGACTCGTCTCTACCTTGGTAGCAATAGATTAATGACCATCCCACCGGAGTTCAGGAATCTAGAAAACCTCAGGTGTCTATGGATCGAGAGCAACCACTTCAGGAAGTTTCCCAAACAGTTAATTAATATGCCCAGTCTGAGATCACTTCAGATGGGGGATAACAAGCTAAAGACTTTACCCGAGGATCTGGTGAAGTTCATTAACCTGCGCGGGCTTTGGTTGTATGGGAACAGGTTTGAGGATTTCCCCAAGGTGCTACTGAAAATGGAGTTCCTCGAAATCCTCGACATGGACAAGAACAAGATCATGGACTTCCCCGACTTGGATCACCTTCCCAGGCTTAAGGTCTTCTCCTACGACCACAACCCGGCCAAATGTCCACCCAACGTGGCGGATGGGGTGATGCTGGTGGGCGAGGGGGCGGCGGAGTTGCTGGCCTTCAGGGCTCAAGAGAACGAGGCCAATGAGGAAGATCAGGCAGGTCTGAACAGCATCCTGAAAAACGGCTCAACGGCACTGGAAACGGAGGGCAGCTTCTCGGCACTGGAATGCTCTCAGGAGGAGACATGAAGCGGGCTTCAGAATCCGTCCTTGGAATACAACACAATGAAGCTCCTAGTGACAGTCTTGTGAGGTTGGGTCTGACACGCCCTGGACCAGGAAATCAATGGACCAGGCAACTAGGGTTATGTTGGCTGAAGCATTCAGCACTGGGTGAACTTATGtagaacacacacgcacacacacactaaaaaaaaaggaaagttgGTCACTTCTTTATGTAACACGATTTGTGTTGGATTTACAAGCCTTTTAAAACAGCGAGGGCCTATCTAACGGTAGATCGATAGAATTACCAGCTGATTGTGTAATAGTGCGGTGCCACATAACAATGTAGGACCCAACTATCACCAGGGTAACACACAAGAATGCCTGTGACCCCTGCAATACTGTGGTAAGATAACTAGGAAATGTCTCTCAAGACGAAATGACAATAACAATGGTGTTAAAGTTACCGCAGGAATGAAAGACGGAAGGGTGTGTTTTCTTATTGCAATAAGGTTTGGAATGGCGGTTACATATTTATTAATAAGTGGCTCTTACTAATAAATTTGTAATGTGTTCCACAAAAATAACATGTCAGTAGAATGTGGTTACTCTTTGGAAAGAGATCATATTCACGAAAGTCATTAAATACTGTGTATCATCTTGAAAATAAAGATGCATTTGTTTACATTAAAATAGTTCAGGAGGAGTTAAAAATAACAACTCAATCTATTTATTGTAGGCAGATGGAAGTGTAGGTGGTGGGAATAATAATGGGGGAATGTGCATGAGaaaaataacacacacacacgacaaacacacatacacacatgcacacacacgtgcacacacacacacacacacacacacacacacacacacacacacacacacacacacacacacagacacacacacacacacacacacacacacacacaggcacaattTGCATGCAGGTCTGCTTTGAAGTTTCATTGCCTTAAATGGCAAGGGAGAGATTTTCGTTGGAAGTGTATGTGCCAGAAAAGTAGCTGAGATTGGTTCACAGATCCTGCTATTTTACTTCTGTCGAGGGATCAGGATTTGTGGTGTAACAAAATTATGAACAGgaaatgagaggagaaagatacaAAACAATAACTGTGAAAATTAGAGCCCAGTTGGTGTCAGCCACTGGGGAAATCCATTGCAAAAAGCCATCAGCGGAGGTACTAATTGATGGCTGTTATAATTAAATCAGTTCTGCTGGTTTTTACTGATGACACTTAAACTTCTATTTCCTTCCTTTCTCAGGGTACTGCCTCTCTGGGGTGAAAAGCAATAAATCTCTAGATTCATTGGAGCTCCACTCCTTTACTTTACACActggacttcagagatacaacgcggaaacaggccttctggcccactgagtccatgctgagcagtgatcaccccatacactagtactatccaacAGACTAGGGACtatatacaatttttttttaaccaaagccaattaacctacaaacctgtaggtctttggagtgttgcaggaaatcaaagcacctggagaaaacctatgaggtcacagagagaacgtacagactccgcacagacagcacccgtagtcaggatcgaacctggatctctggtttgtaaggcagcaactctaccgctgtgccgccccgaTTGTTGTTTCCTTCTGTTCTTTTTATTTATCGAGTTATAGAAATCTCCTTGTAGGAGATCCCAAAAAATGAATGTCAACAAGTTAGCCTATCCTAATATTTCgcttggttagcttacaacccaatgaatgttgaattctctcattttcaaTAACTTCTACCTacactcccttcccttcccctcctcccttctctcttaccccccttcctcccagttccacagttctccacattgtctgTCTCTTGAGATCATAAGTTCAcgtttataagtcataggagcagaattaggtcattcggcccatcgaatctactccaccattcaattatggctgatctatcatatcatatcatcatatcacatatatacagccggaaacaggccttttcggcccaccaagtccgtgccgcccagcgatccccgtacattaacactatcctacacccactagggacaatttttacatttacccagccaattaacctgcatacctgtacgtacctgtacgtccctcttaacctcattctctgaccttctccccgtaactcctgacacccgtactgatcaagaaactgtcaatctccaccttaaaaatatccattcactcaGCCtcaacagcattctgtggcaatgaattaaacagatttaccacccactgactaaagaaattcctccttcctaaaggtacatccttttattctgtagcATAACCCCTGATGTTCCTAATCcaatataacccctgacacccttaataatcaataatctatcaatctccgccttaaaaatatccacttggcctccactgccgtctgtggcaatgaattccacagattcaccaccctctaagtaaagaaattcctcctcatctcttttctaaaggtacgtccttttttattctgaggctgtggcctctggtcctagactctcccactagtggaaacatcctcttcacatccactctacgcACGCCTTCCCTTTCACACCTTCCctgggcaccaccctgcctgaggtcatctgcggttggatagacacaaagtgctggagtaactcagcgggtcaggctgcatctcttgaGGGAAAGggttgtgacgtttcaggttgggactctttttcagaccttaaacctcacccttttttctccagagatggtgcttgtcccgctgagttcgtccggcactttgggtctatctttggtataaactagcatctgcagttccttgcttctatcaTTTGTAGCCGGCCCTGATTGCTACTGGTCCTTTCCTGCCTCCAACTCttcacccaccctccaccccctactttcagtgtgaagaagggtctcaacccaaaatgtcacctatcctttttctccagagatgctgcctgacctgctgagtactccagcatttgtgtctgtctcgtgactgtgtggggttcctctgggtgcactggtgtcctcccacatcccaaagatggtggcacagtggagcagaggtagagctgctgactcagagccagagaccctggttcgatcctgacctgggttcggtgctgtctgtatggagtttgcacgttcttcctgtgaccgcgtgggtttcctcccagtgctccggttccctcctacattccaaagacgtgcaggtttgtaggtaaattggtctctgtaaattgcccctagtatgtaggataagaaagtgagataacatagtacTATTGTGaacaggtcggtgtggacccggtgggccgaagagcttattcccacgctgtatctctaaactaaacttaactaagacTACattaaacatgcaggtttgttggttaattggtctgtagattgccactagtgtgtagggctcacagaaggggaggagtgagagagcatgttgctaaactctcgtcgaagagaggaggagaacctcttcaatgcggacataccttgaggagaatttgcaagatgtgtaggaaaaaaaattgcagttgctggtttaaatcgaaggtagacacaaaatgctggagtaactcagcgggagaggcagcatctctggagagaaggaatgggtgacgtttcgggtcgagacccgtcttcagaatcACATTGTTGGGATCTCAGCCTCACACAGAGGCCTGGATTTGACCGTGGCCCACATGGCGCATACAGTGGCTACATTGCTCACATGACCTCACTAGCTCACATagcggacagagtggatgtggagaggatgttaccactagtgggagggccatagcctcaggataaaaggacgtaccgtTAGAAAGGAAATGGGGATgaatttctttcgccagagggtggtgaatcagtggaactcattgcctcagagaggccaagtcatgggtatttttaaggcgattgattgatagattcttgattagcatgggtgtcaggggttatgggtagaaggcaagaagaatagggttgagagggaaagatagatagatcagccatgattgaatggcggaatagactcgatgggccaaatggcctaattctgctctgataaaATGAACGTGCACCAGGGAAATGTCCAGTTTAAATGGAGTAAATTTATGGAAGCATCGAATAGTTTACAGCACACAGACAGACCAAGCCATCCATTGAGCATGTGCCAGATGGGGGCTGTAATGTGTACTTTCGTACACCAGCATCCCTTCGTGTAATCACGGAGATGATCAGATGCCTATGAATATTTATAAAGATAGGCCACATTAAATTATTAAGTGATCCATGGAATTACCACCAGTCGTTTTTTTTTCAGATGAGAAAACTCTTCAGTTGATTTAACGTGTTGTTCTCCTAAACTATAAAATACATTTGTAAGATTGCATATTGCATTTCTTATGGCATACCTCCCTGGAATCAAACGAGTGTGACAGCTGGTTGGGCAGATGGGGCAACGGCTTGACTAAAAGCACCAGCCACCTAAGTTTAAATTTATATGTTTAACACCCATGTTCGAAAGTggtcccaaacattattccctttatcctgcatccgtacactgtggatgactcgactGTAATAGTCTTTACGCaggctggatagcgcgcaacgaaaaagcttttcactgtacctcggtacacgtgacaataaactaaactcaactaaactaaactggtgaaggtgtggaattctctgcctcagaaggcagtggaggccagttcgttggatgctttcaagagagagctggatagagctcttaaggatagcggagtgagggggtatggggagaaggcaggaacggggtactgattgagagtgatcagccatgatcgcattgaatggcgatgctggctcgtagggctgaatggcctactcctgcacctattgtctattgtctattgtctattatatgtaAACTGCAGGCTTAATGTACTATTACTGTAACTGTGAGGGATAAACCAATgaaatatcagtttagtttagtttagtttagtttagagataccagcaTGAACcttggtcctttggcccaccgagtccacactgaccagtaagcacccatacactagttctatccaacgcaCCCGGGACAAAtgcttgtaaatttccccggtgtgggacgaataaaggaatatattattattattattattattatacaatttacagaagccaattaacctaaaaacctgcacgcccttggaatgtggtaggcaaccgcagcaccaggagaaaacccacgcggtcacagggagaatgcacaaactccgtacagacagcacctgcagttgggattgaacctgggtctctggtgctgtgaggcagcaactctaccgctgtgcctctgtgctgcctCATGTGGAGACATATGGAACTGCCGACACTGGAATCtttcagaacacaaagtgctggctgcatctctggaggacatggataggtgacgtttggggtcgggacccttcttgagaatgACCCGgaatgtcgtctatccatgtcctcgagatttgcttcctgtcccgctgagttacccctgcactttACGCTTTACTCAAAGAAATACAATATATGGTTAAGCATTTGTACTGAGTCTTGCATTGTGTGAAGATGTTTGAGGTTTGTTCCAGGCTTGCCCCTGACTAGGAACATACTGTAATGTTTGGGCATGGTTGGAATTAGGATCAAATAAGTGTGTTACGTGCAATATGGTATTACTCACTCAGTGTTGTTTTGCGTCCAAAGTTAAATTTTATAAATTTCCAAGATGAAAAGTTACTGATATGGTGAAATGGCAAATGTCTTTCATTATACAAGTAATTCATGATGATCACAGCATTCCTACACAAATTGGATAGCGCacaggagcggcacagtggcgcagcggtaaagttgctgccttacagcgccggagacccaggtatgatcctgactacgggtgatatctgtacggagtttgttcattctccctgtgactgcatgggtttcctccgggtgctccggttttcccccacgctccaaagacgtacaggtttgtgggttaattggcttccgtaagttGCAAATTTTCccgagctagtgtacgggtgatcgctggtcagcgcacacacggtgggccgaagggcctgttcccactcagtgtctctaaacaaaactgaaataaaagatCCACTTGCAATCCTTAGGGCAAAGCAGCCAGTCTGTTTGTTACAAGCTGTGCTCAGCTGGGGATGGGATGAAGAAATATTCTAAGaaatatacagtgtggaaccagacccttcggcccactgggtccgcgcggTCCGCCAATCGCCCGctcgcactagttccatgtcatctcactttctcatccactccctacacactaggagtgaGTTAcgttggccaattaacctacaaatccgcacttctttgggacgtggggcgtgggaggaaaccggagcactgggaggaacctcacacggtcacatggcgaacgtgcaaattccacacacaggGAGCGTCCGAGTTCGGGATctggaacctgggtctttggcatgcATGAggaagcagctccacccgctgcgccactgtgctccccTGTTGACATGATCTATTCTTTGGCATCTGGCATTCAGGTTCAATTCCATTTTCAGCTAAATTACTTGGCAAGATCTCACCAGCGTTGGAAAGCAAGCATAAGTCAGATGTCGGGGTAAGGTTTATCCTTAGTAACTTGCAGCAATTGCACAATGGTGGCAGTTGCATATTACAGCATATACTGTTTCTGAAACTTAGCCACAGCGGAGCCAATGGATATCAATTTCAGAGGTGGAATAGAGCATTCTGCTAACGCTATATTAGAGTTTagacctcagagatacagcgcagaaacaggcccttgggttcaccggatccatgccaaccagctaccatcccgtacactagcaccatcctccaCAATAGGGATGATTTataattttgccgaagccaattaacctacaaacctgtatgtccttggagtgtgggaggaaaccggagcacctggcgaaaaaacacgcggtcacagggagaacgtacaaactccaaacagacacacCCTCggtaaggatggaacccgggtcactgctgttgtaaagggcctgtcctacttaggcgattttttaggcgactacaggtgactaggctggcgccacacggttgccggggtgtcgcctgcatggtcgtgagtcgtctccaaggaGTCGTGGcgtctttctggtcaccgctggattttcagaatgttgaaatttTTTCGCCAACAGTGGTTTTGATGGCAATGAGCGTAGGTGCTGTCAtaagttgtcgccaggtgatgtaggttgtcgccggtgctgacttcggtgaattccattggcgaccacctacgtcaacctacgtcaaccggcgacaggtaccggcgccaAAACCCGGAGgcaaaaatgacgtgaattgtcgccgacagggtcgtagcttgtcgcgggtggacgtaggttgacttcggttgttgcAGGTTGTAGCCTGGGTgggcgtaggttgacgtaggcacggtcgtaggtggacgtcctaagtcgcgacgattgggtcgccggttgtctgtCGCTTGCTGTAGCCTGACATCGACTAGGtgataggttgttgtagcttgtcgtagacattgtcgcagaggggggtccagtcgccggttctTTGGTGACCTGCTACGACAATGGCCGTCGCCTAAAAATTCGCctaggtgggacaggcccttaaggcagcaactctaccgctgcgtcaccatgttgCCCCATTGCCCAATATTATAGAATTAGTGTTGGTGACCATCACCTTTCCACCACATTGGCCCCACCGTGAAAGGAAGCAAGAGGGGCTACAGGGAAAAGTTG from Rhinoraja longicauda isolate Sanriku21f chromosome 18, sRhiLon1.1, whole genome shotgun sequence includes:
- the lrrc10b gene encoding leucine-rich repeat-containing protein 10B isoform X1; translated protein: MKMGSAFQKVASAFSCSLEDELSCVSADMSEIMADRMLDACNKKIKRLPVPICSFTYVEKLYISNNRLRELPDEFEQLVNLKILALDYNKFEEVPKVVCNMQNLTRLYLGSNRLMTIPPEFRNLENLRCLWIESNHFRKFPKQLINMPSLRSLQMGDNKLKTLPEDLVKFINLRGLWLYGNRFEDFPKVLLKMEFLEILDMDKNKIMDFPDLDHLPRLKVFSYDHNPAKCPPNVADGVMLVGEGAAELLAFRAQENEANEEDQAGLNSILKNGSTALETEGSFSALECSQEET
- the lrrc10b gene encoding leucine-rich repeat-containing protein 10B isoform X2, with protein sequence MSEIMADRMLDACNKKIKRLPVPICSFTYVEKLYISNNRLRELPDEFEQLVNLKILALDYNKFEEVPKVVCNMQNLTRLYLGSNRLMTIPPEFRNLENLRCLWIESNHFRKFPKQLINMPSLRSLQMGDNKLKTLPEDLVKFINLRGLWLYGNRFEDFPKVLLKMEFLEILDMDKNKIMDFPDLDHLPRLKVFSYDHNPAKCPPNVADGVMLVGEGAAELLAFRAQENEANEEDQAGLNSILKNGSTALETEGSFSALECSQEET